The Beijerinckiaceae bacterium RH AL1 genome has a segment encoding these proteins:
- a CDS encoding hypothetical protein (ID:RHAL1_02390;~source:Prodigal:2.6), with amino-acid sequence MSAFSPLDRPNSYIGRSVPRPNARRLTQGAGRFTDDLPTSPRTVHVAFVRSPHAHARIVAVHTDDARRAEGVVEVATGADLAEICAPWVGVLTHFKGLKSAPQRPLAVDKVVCVGQPVVAVVAATRALAEDAADHVRIDYEALPPVVDVDAALAPGATPIHPELGDNLAFALHLEKGEVDAAFRDAHAVVEGEYNFARHTAVTLEPRVTLADFDASERRLTVHQSTQTPYQMQEVFAEHLRLPVANVRVVANDVGGSFGMKLHVYADDMATAALAVLLRRPIKFVADRIESFAADIHARAHRVRARMAVDAQGMIQAIDVDDVTGIGAFSSYPRTSAVEGNQVVRLIGGPYANQTYRADLRVVFQNKAMMSQYRAVGHPVACTVTEALMDRAAEAVGLDPVEIRRRNFVGDADYPYASPTGYTFERLSHHQCLESLLRACDYDGLRRDQADARRRGVHRGIGLAAFIEITTPGPAFYGIGGAKISAQDGCVLQIEPSGAVRCAISVTEQGQGSETIIAQVAAAALGMPIEQVRVVTGDTETTPAGGATWASRGAAIGGETVLQTGRILRGQVLALAGAILQATPDALDIVDGRIVDADGGRERMTVAELARIAYYRPDTLPPGVQGQLTASRQYVPRGQPFAFTNGIQASHVEVDVETGHVTLLGHWVVEDCGRILNPMLVDEQVRGGVVQGIGAALFEECLYDERGQLLNATMGDYLLPTAPEMPDIVVGHVSTPSAFSELGAKGVGEAGTAGSGAAVMNAVNDALRPYGARLTEMPMTPQRILRALGWCDPRLEQEAAPDLDGLAGDPGAVLRHHEGDGGGYVLRRARPAERGARDHRRDELLRDVGGPLARRVARRDADDADVARPQLEREAACQAVDGGFRGRVDMHAGRRRRPDARRDVDDDAAGLRELPDRGLRRQKEPLHVEGIVAVDRVRRHRVDAVLPVDAGVVDEDVSRPEGGSGLLEEPRDVGVLRDVGLHSDGLAAGRLDLLHHGLRARGAAGVIDDDLGAVGGQTFRDPRADALRGSGDDRDLVVELAHGCASLFIPTGRSWVRQRGGARCARFILRWEWG; translated from the coding sequence ATGAGCGCCTTCTCGCCGCTCGATCGGCCGAACAGCTACATCGGCCGCAGCGTGCCGCGACCCAACGCGCGGCGCCTCACGCAGGGCGCCGGGCGCTTCACCGACGACCTGCCGACCAGCCCGCGTACGGTGCACGTGGCGTTCGTCCGCAGCCCGCATGCGCACGCGCGGATCGTTGCGGTCCACACGGATGACGCGCGGCGCGCCGAAGGCGTCGTCGAGGTCGCGACCGGCGCCGATCTCGCCGAGATCTGCGCGCCTTGGGTCGGCGTGCTGACCCACTTCAAGGGCCTGAAGTCGGCGCCGCAGCGGCCGCTCGCGGTCGATAAGGTGGTCTGCGTCGGCCAGCCCGTCGTCGCCGTCGTGGCGGCGACCCGCGCGCTCGCCGAGGATGCCGCCGATCACGTGCGCATCGACTACGAGGCGCTGCCGCCGGTCGTCGACGTCGACGCCGCCCTGGCGCCGGGCGCGACGCCCATTCATCCCGAGCTCGGCGACAATCTCGCCTTCGCGCTGCATCTCGAGAAGGGCGAGGTCGACGCGGCCTTCCGCGACGCGCATGCGGTCGTCGAGGGCGAGTACAACTTCGCGCGGCATACGGCGGTGACGCTGGAGCCGCGCGTCACCCTCGCAGACTTTGATGCCAGCGAGAGGCGGCTGACCGTCCACCAGTCGACGCAGACGCCGTACCAGATGCAGGAGGTCTTTGCCGAGCACCTGCGCCTGCCGGTCGCCAACGTGCGTGTGGTCGCCAACGACGTCGGCGGCAGCTTCGGGATGAAGCTGCACGTCTATGCCGACGACATGGCGACGGCGGCGCTGGCAGTCCTGCTGCGGCGGCCCATAAAGTTCGTCGCCGACCGCATCGAGTCGTTTGCCGCCGACATTCATGCCCGCGCCCACCGCGTCCGCGCCAGGATGGCGGTGGATGCGCAAGGGATGATTCAGGCGATCGATGTCGACGACGTCACCGGCATCGGCGCCTTCTCGAGCTACCCGCGCACCAGTGCGGTCGAGGGCAACCAGGTCGTCCGCCTCATCGGTGGTCCGTATGCCAACCAGACCTATCGCGCCGACTTGAGGGTGGTGTTCCAGAACAAGGCGATGATGAGCCAGTACCGCGCCGTCGGCCATCCCGTCGCCTGCACGGTCACCGAGGCGCTGATGGACCGCGCCGCCGAAGCTGTCGGGCTCGATCCGGTCGAGATCCGCCGGCGCAACTTCGTCGGCGACGCGGACTACCCCTATGCCTCGCCGACCGGCTACACGTTCGAACGTTTGTCGCACCACCAGTGCCTCGAGAGCCTGCTGCGCGCCTGCGACTACGACGGCCTGCGCCGCGACCAGGCGGACGCGCGCCGGCGCGGCGTGCATCGCGGCATCGGGCTTGCCGCCTTCATCGAGATCACCACGCCGGGGCCGGCCTTCTACGGCATCGGCGGCGCCAAGATCAGCGCCCAGGACGGCTGCGTCCTGCAGATCGAGCCGTCCGGCGCGGTGCGCTGCGCGATCAGCGTCACCGAGCAGGGGCAGGGCAGCGAGACGATCATCGCGCAGGTCGCGGCCGCCGCCCTCGGCATGCCGATCGAGCAGGTGCGCGTCGTGACGGGCGACACCGAGACGACGCCGGCCGGCGGCGCGACCTGGGCCTCGCGCGGCGCGGCGATCGGCGGCGAGACGGTGCTGCAGACCGGCCGCATCCTACGCGGCCAGGTGCTCGCGCTTGCCGGGGCGATCCTGCAGGCGACGCCGGACGCGCTCGACATCGTCGACGGCCGGATCGTCGATGCCGACGGCGGTCGCGAGCGCATGACGGTCGCCGAGCTCGCGCGCATCGCCTACTACCGGCCGGATACGCTGCCGCCCGGCGTGCAGGGGCAGCTCACCGCGTCCCGCCAATACGTGCCGCGCGGACAGCCCTTCGCCTTCACCAACGGCATCCAGGCGAGCCACGTCGAGGTCGACGTCGAGACCGGGCACGTCACGCTGCTCGGCCACTGGGTCGTCGAGGACTGCGGCCGCATCCTCAACCCGATGCTGGTCGACGAGCAGGTGCGCGGCGGGGTGGTGCAGGGGATCGGCGCTGCGCTCTTCGAGGAGTGCCTCTACGACGAGCGCGGGCAGCTTCTGAACGCGACGATGGGCGACTACCTGCTGCCGACGGCACCCGAGATGCCCGACATCGTGGTCGGCCACGTCTCGACCCCGTCTGCCTTCTCCGAGCTCGGCGCGAAGGGCGTCGGCGAGGCCGGCACCGCCGGCTCCGGCGCCGCCGTGATGAACGCCGTCAACGACGCGCTGCGGCCGTATGGCGCCCGGCTGACCGAGATGCCGATGACGCCGCAGCGCATCCTGAGGGCGCTCGGGTGGTGTGATCCCCGACTAGAGCAGGAGGCCGCCCCCGACCTGGATGGTCTCGCCGGTGATCCAGGCGCCGTCCTCCGACACCACGAAGGCGACGGCGGCGGCTATGTCCTTCGGCGTGCCCGCCCGGCCGAGCGGGGTGCGCGCGATCATCGGCGCGACGAACTCCTCCGGGATGTCGGCGGTCCCCTCGCTCGTCGTGTAGCCCGGCGCGATGCCGACGACGCGGATGTGGCGCGGCCCCAGCTCGAGCGCGAGGCTGCGTGTCAGGCTGTCGACGGCGGCTTTCGTGGACGAGTAGACATGCATGCCGGGCGCCGGCGTCGTCCCGACGCCCGACGAGATGTTGACGACGACGCCGCCGGCTTGCGGGAACTGCCGGACCGCGGCCTGCGTCGTCAGAAGGAGCCCCTTCACGTTGAGGGCATAGTGGCGGTCGATCGAGTCCGGCGTCACCGCGTCGATGCCGTCCTGCCCGTAGACGCCGGCGTTGTTGACGAGGATGTCAGCCGGCCCGAAGGCGGCAGCGGTCTCCTTGAAGAGCCGCGCGATGTCGGCGTCCTTCGAGACGTCGGCCTGCACAGCGACGGCCTTGCCGCCGGTCGCCTCGATCTTCTGCACCACGGCCTGCGCGCCCGCGGCGCTGCTGGCGTAATTGACGACGACCTTGGCGCCGTCGGCGGCCAAACGTTCCGCGATCCCCGCGCCGATGCCCTTCGAGGCTCCGGTGACGATCGCGACCTTGTTGTCGAGCTTGCCCATGGATGTGCATCCCTTTTCATACCGACCGGTAGGAGCTGGGTGCGACAGCGCGGCGGAGCAAGGTGCGCTCGTTTTATTTTGCGATGGGAGTGGGGGTGA
- the cdhC gene encoding Caffeine dehydrogenase subunit gamma (ID:RHAL1_02391;~source:Prodigal:2.6) yields the protein MPIEPRPVRLTVNGVATTLVVEPRMHLADALRTKLGLTGTHVGCEHGVCGACTVLLDGASVRSCLVLAVQAEGRAVETIEGLSEAADPVLAALQAAFVERNALQCGFCTPGMLATALELLRHDPTPSRETIRDALAGNYCRCTGYHAIVDAVALAASRLAEAEAAE from the coding sequence ATGCCGATTGAGCCGCGGCCTGTCCGCCTGACGGTGAACGGCGTCGCGACGACGCTCGTCGTCGAGCCGCGCATGCACCTCGCCGACGCGCTGCGCACAAAGCTCGGGCTCACCGGCACGCATGTCGGCTGCGAGCACGGCGTCTGCGGCGCCTGCACGGTGCTGCTCGACGGCGCCAGCGTGCGCAGCTGCCTCGTGCTCGCCGTGCAGGCCGAGGGGCGCGCCGTCGAGACGATCGAGGGGCTGAGCGAGGCCGCCGACCCCGTCCTCGCCGCGCTGCAGGCGGCCTTCGTCGAGCGCAACGCGCTGCAGTGCGGCTTCTGCACGCCGGGGATGCTGGCGACGGCGCTCGAGCTGCTGCGCCACGACCCCACGCCCAGCCGCGAGACCATCCGCGACGCGCTCGCCGGCAACTATTGCCGCTGCACCGGCTACCACGCCATCGTCGATGCCGTCGCGCTCGCGGCCTCGCGCCTCGCCGAAGCGGAGGCCGCGGAATGA
- a CDS encoding Molybdopterin dehydrogenase (ID:RHAL1_02392;~source:Prodigal:2.6) — MKARDFDYRRPRSLDEAFDLLAQPGARIIAGGQSLVPALNLRTTAPSTLVDIGGLDELRGLRLAGEGSARRLHIGALVRHVDIERSPLVAEAAPLLRLAASHVAYPAVRNLGTFCGSLTLGDPASEFPMCALALDADLLIACRDGRRSVAARDFFRGFQETALRPGELLVGCEIAARGTGWRHGFVELRRGTGWATVGVALHGRAGAQGGFDEATVAVLGGADRPILAPRAAAALCASAPADRVRLAQTALADDLDPPPSPTMTGATRLHLARVLLGRAVAQALGPEADAHAD, encoded by the coding sequence GTGAAGGCGCGCGATTTCGACTATCGACGACCGCGCTCGCTGGACGAGGCTTTCGATCTGCTGGCGCAGCCCGGCGCGCGGATCATCGCCGGCGGCCAGAGCCTGGTGCCCGCGCTCAACCTGCGCACCACCGCGCCGAGCACGCTGGTCGACATCGGCGGCCTCGACGAGCTGCGCGGCCTGCGCCTCGCAGGCGAGGGCAGCGCGCGCCGCCTGCACATCGGCGCGCTGGTGCGCCACGTCGACATCGAGCGCTCGCCGCTCGTCGCGGAGGCCGCGCCACTGCTCCGGCTCGCGGCGAGCCATGTCGCCTATCCCGCGGTGCGCAACCTCGGCACCTTCTGCGGCAGCCTGACGCTCGGCGACCCGGCCTCCGAGTTTCCGATGTGCGCGCTGGCGCTTGACGCCGACCTGCTGATCGCCTGCCGCGACGGGCGTCGGAGCGTGGCCGCGCGCGACTTCTTTCGCGGCTTCCAGGAAACGGCGCTGCGGCCCGGCGAGCTTCTGGTCGGCTGCGAGATCGCGGCGCGGGGCACGGGCTGGCGGCACGGCTTCGTCGAGCTGCGTCGCGGCACGGGCTGGGCGACGGTGGGGGTGGCACTGCACGGCCGCGCCGGCGCGCAGGGCGGCTTCGACGAGGCGACGGTCGCCGTCCTCGGCGGTGCCGACCGGCCGATCCTGGCGCCGCGCGCCGCTGCGGCGCTGTGCGCGAGCGCGCCGGCGGATCGGGTGCGGCTCGCGCAGACGGCGCTGGCGGACGATCTCGACCCGCCGCCCTCGCCGACGATGACCGGCGCGACGCGCCTGCATCTCGCCCGCGTGCTGCTGGGCCGCGCCGTCGCGCAGGCCCTTGGGCCGGAGGCAGACGCACATGCCGATTGA
- the coaD gene encoding Phosphopantetheine adenylyltransferase (ID:RHAL1_02393;~source:Prodigal:2.6), which translates to MPRTAIYTGSFDPPTNGHTALIAAAGKLCDRLVVAIGVHPGKTPMFSVDERKAMIEAVCGAGLAGTGCTLEVATFDGLAVEAARAHGATLILRGLRNGYDLEYEMPMAGMNAAMAEDVQTIFLPAPPAVRHITATLVRQIAQMGGDVSAFVPAPVAAALKAKLASITPAPKTET; encoded by the coding sequence GTGCCCAGAACCGCGATCTACACCGGCTCGTTCGACCCGCCGACAAATGGCCACACGGCGCTGATCGCGGCGGCCGGCAAGCTCTGCGACCGGCTCGTCGTGGCCATCGGCGTGCATCCCGGCAAGACGCCGATGTTCTCGGTCGACGAGCGCAAGGCGATGATCGAGGCGGTCTGCGGCGCCGGCCTCGCCGGCACCGGCTGCACGCTGGAGGTCGCGACCTTCGACGGCCTCGCCGTCGAGGCGGCGCGCGCGCACGGGGCCACCCTGATCCTGCGCGGCCTGCGCAACGGCTACGACCTCGAGTACGAGATGCCGATGGCCGGCATGAACGCCGCGATGGCCGAGGACGTGCAGACGATCTTCCTGCCGGCGCCGCCTGCCGTGCGTCACATTACGGCGACATTGGTGCGGCAGATCGCGCAGATGGGCGGCGACGTGTCGGCCTTCGTGCCGGCGCCCGTCGCGGCGGCGCTGAAGGCCAAGCTCGCGTCCATCACGCCAGCGCCCAAAACGGAAACCTGA
- the ppi_1 gene encoding putative peptidyl-prolyl cis-trans isomerase (ID:RHAL1_02394;~source:Prodigal:2.6): MQLDRRALLGAAATLALAGTAHAAASADQIVLTTKYGKAVIQLRPDLAPKAVKQMETLTKEGFYNGLKFHRVIDGFMAQTGDPTGTGSGGSKLPDLPAEFSAEPFERGTIGMARTQDPNSANSQFFICFKPAPFLNNQYTVVGKVISGMDAIDKIKRGEPDSGSVDNPDTIVSMAMAK, from the coding sequence ATGCAACTCGACCGCCGCGCCCTTCTCGGCGCCGCCGCCACCCTCGCGCTCGCCGGCACCGCGCATGCCGCGGCCTCCGCCGACCAGATCGTGCTGACGACGAAGTACGGCAAGGCGGTGATCCAGCTGCGGCCAGACCTCGCGCCGAAGGCGGTGAAGCAGATGGAGACGCTGACGAAGGAAGGCTTCTACAACGGCTTAAAATTCCACCGCGTGATCGACGGCTTCATGGCGCAGACCGGCGACCCGACGGGCACCGGCTCCGGCGGCTCGAAGCTGCCGGACCTGCCGGCCGAGTTCAGCGCCGAGCCCTTCGAGCGCGGCACGATCGGCATGGCGCGCACGCAGGACCCGAACTCGGCCAACTCGCAGTTCTTCATCTGCTTCAAGCCGGCGCCGTTCCTCAACAACCAGTACACGGTCGTCGGCAAGGTGATTTCCGGCATGGACGCGATCGACAAGATCAAGCGCGGCGAGCCGGACTCGGGCTCGGTCGACAATCCCGACACGATCGTCTCCATGGCAATGGCCAAGTAG
- a CDS encoding hypothetical protein (ID:RHAL1_02395;~conserved exported protein of unknown function;~source:Prodigal:2.6), with amino-acid sequence MARRTASVAPLALAAACLLSSGAGALAAAPGDGPGDGPDNVPRDVARSIARCWHPPHEGDEITLRMSFRRDGSIFGKPRITYEKASGGADGEAALANSIFEAITACSPLQFTPSLGAAIAGRTFLIRFVANRREQRAAL; translated from the coding sequence ATGGCGCGGCGCACAGCCTCTGTCGCGCCGCTCGCCCTCGCGGCGGCGTGCCTTCTCTCAAGCGGAGCCGGCGCGCTCGCCGCTGCGCCGGGCGACGGGCCGGGCGACGGGCCGGACAACGTGCCGCGCGACGTCGCCCGCTCGATCGCCCGGTGCTGGCACCCGCCGCACGAGGGCGACGAGATCACGCTGCGCATGAGCTTCCGCCGCGACGGCTCGATCTTCGGCAAGCCGCGCATTACCTACGAGAAGGCCTCCGGCGGCGCCGACGGCGAGGCGGCGCTCGCCAACTCGATCTTCGAGGCGATCACGGCCTGCAGCCCGCTGCAGTTTACCCCGTCGCTCGGAGCCGCTATTGCGGGCCGCACGTTCCTCATCCGCTTCGTCGCGAACCGCAGGGAACAGCGCGCGGCACTCTGA
- the ppi_2 gene encoding putative peptidyl-prolyl cis-trans isomerase (ID:RHAL1_02396;~source:Prodigal:2.6), whose translation MAEPGNTLTLETTKGPVVIEMRPDLAPNHVEHIKKLVGEKFYDGIVFHRVIDGFMAQTGCPNGTGMGGSKYPNLKQEFNAEPHVRGTCSMARAQDPNSANSQFFICFGDASFLNKQYTVWGKVVSGMENVDKIKRGEPVRDPDKIVSATLS comes from the coding sequence ATGGCCGAGCCCGGCAACACCCTGACGCTCGAAACCACGAAGGGTCCGGTCGTGATCGAGATGCGTCCCGATCTCGCGCCGAACCACGTCGAGCACATCAAGAAGCTCGTCGGCGAGAAGTTCTACGACGGCATCGTCTTCCACCGCGTGATCGACGGCTTCATGGCTCAGACCGGCTGCCCCAACGGCACCGGCATGGGCGGCTCGAAGTACCCGAACCTGAAGCAGGAGTTCAACGCCGAGCCGCACGTGCGCGGCACCTGCTCGATGGCCCGCGCACAGGACCCGAACTCGGCGAACTCGCAGTTCTTCATCTGCTTCGGCGACGCGAGCTTCCTCAACAAGCAGTACACGGTGTGGGGGAAGGTCGTCTCCGGCATGGAGAACGTCGACAAGATCAAGCGCGGCGAGCCCGTGCGCGACCCCGACAAGATCGTCTCCGCCACCCTGAGCTGA
- the queA gene encoding S-adenosylmethionine:tRNA ribosyltransferase-isomerase (ID:RHAL1_02397;~source:Prodigal:2.6), translated as MRVDLFDFTLPPDRIALRPAEPRESARLLDIAPDAPLADRRIADLPTLLRPGDVLVVNDTRVIPARLSGLRRRAGTEARIEATLIRRTAPDTWRAFLKPAKKVADGEAIAFGRDDDALDAVCLEHVGEGEVALRFSCAGAAIDDALARHGTMPLPPYIAGKRAVDAQDDADYQTIFAREPGAVAAPTASLHFTPALLDAIRARSVEIATLTLHVGAGTFLPVKAEDTDDHHMHAEWGTIDAATAALLNEARAKGGRLVAAGTTSLRLLESAAREDGTLQPFHGETSIFIAPGYRFRAVDCLLTNFHLPRSTLFMLVAAFAGLERMQAAYAHAIAAHYRFYSYGDACFLHRAPA; from the coding sequence ATGCGCGTCGACCTCTTCGACTTCACCCTGCCCCCCGACCGCATCGCCCTGCGGCCGGCCGAGCCGCGCGAGTCCGCGCGCCTCCTCGACATCGCGCCCGATGCCCCCCTCGCCGACCGACGCATCGCCGACCTCCCCACCCTGCTCCGCCCCGGCGACGTGCTCGTCGTCAACGACACCCGCGTCATCCCCGCCCGCCTCTCCGGCCTGCGGCGGCGCGCTGGCACCGAGGCCCGCATCGAGGCGACCCTCATCCGCCGCACCGCGCCCGACACCTGGCGCGCCTTCCTGAAGCCGGCGAAGAAGGTCGCCGACGGCGAGGCCATCGCCTTCGGCCGCGACGACGATGCGCTCGACGCCGTCTGCCTCGAGCATGTCGGCGAGGGCGAGGTGGCGCTCCGCTTCTCGTGCGCCGGCGCCGCGATCGATGACGCGCTCGCCCGCCACGGCACGATGCCGCTGCCGCCCTACATCGCCGGCAAGCGCGCCGTCGACGCGCAGGACGATGCCGACTACCAGACGATCTTCGCCCGCGAGCCCGGCGCCGTCGCGGCGCCGACGGCGAGCCTACACTTCACGCCGGCGCTGCTCGACGCGATCCGCGCGCGCAGCGTCGAAATCGCGACGCTCACCCTGCATGTCGGCGCCGGCACGTTCCTGCCCGTGAAGGCCGAGGATACCGACGACCACCACATGCACGCCGAATGGGGCACGATCGACGCCGCCACCGCCGCCCTTCTGAATGAAGCGCGGGCGAAGGGCGGCCGGCTCGTCGCTGCCGGCACGACGAGCCTGCGGCTGCTCGAATCCGCCGCGCGCGAGGACGGCACACTCCAGCCCTTCCACGGCGAGACCTCGATCTTCATTGCGCCCGGCTACCGCTTCCGCGCCGTCGATTGTCTGCTCACCAACTTCCACCTGCCGCGCTCGACCCTCTTCATGCTGGTCGCCGCCTTCGCCGGGCTCGAGCGCATGCAGGCGGCCTACGCGCACGCGATCGCCGCGCACTACCGCTTCTATTCCTACGGCGACGCCTGCTTCCTGCACCGGGCCCCCGCATGA
- the tgt gene encoding tRNA-guanine transglycosylase (ID:RHAL1_02398;~source:Prodigal:2.6), which translates to MSFSFKLIAQDGRARRGEITTSRGTIQTPAFMPVGTAATVKAMHPYEVRALGADIVLGNVYHLMLRPGAERVASLGGLHHFMRWPHPILTDSGGFQVMSLSKLRKLDEQGVTFQSHLDGSRHVLTPERSIEIQGLLGSDIQMQLDECIRLPAPEAEVERAMRLSLRWAERCKIAFGVQQNHALFGIVQGGTTPALRRASAEGLTAIGFDGYAIGGLAVGEPQAEMLATIEATIPALPADKPRYLMGVGTPDDILESVARDLDMFDCVMPTRAGRHGQVFTRHGKLNLRNARFADDPAPIDEEATCAAARDYSRAYLHHLVKSGEILGMMLLTAINIGYYQDLMREMRAAIASGTFASFREQTRRDWGLAG; encoded by the coding sequence ATGAGCTTTTCCTTCAAGCTCATCGCGCAGGACGGCCGCGCGCGCCGCGGCGAGATCACGACGTCGCGCGGAACAATTCAAACGCCGGCGTTCATGCCGGTCGGCACCGCGGCGACGGTGAAGGCGATGCATCCGTACGAGGTGCGCGCGCTCGGCGCCGACATCGTGCTCGGCAACGTCTACCACCTCATGCTGCGGCCGGGCGCCGAGCGCGTCGCGTCGCTCGGCGGCCTGCATCACTTCATGCGCTGGCCGCATCCGATCCTCACCGATTCCGGCGGCTTCCAGGTGATGTCGCTGTCGAAGCTCCGCAAGCTCGACGAGCAGGGCGTGACCTTCCAGTCCCACCTCGACGGCTCGCGCCACGTGCTGACACCGGAGCGCTCGATCGAGATCCAGGGGTTGCTCGGCTCCGACATCCAGATGCAGCTCGACGAGTGCATCCGCCTGCCCGCGCCAGAGGCCGAGGTCGAGCGGGCGATGCGGCTCTCGCTGCGCTGGGCGGAGCGCTGCAAGATCGCCTTCGGTGTGCAGCAAAACCACGCGCTGTTCGGCATCGTGCAGGGCGGCACGACGCCGGCGCTGCGCCGCGCCAGCGCCGAAGGCTTGACCGCGATCGGCTTCGACGGCTACGCGATCGGCGGCCTCGCCGTCGGCGAACCGCAGGCCGAGATGCTGGCGACGATCGAGGCGACGATCCCCGCCCTGCCCGCGGACAAGCCGCGCTACCTGATGGGCGTCGGCACGCCCGACGACATTTTGGAGAGCGTCGCGCGCGACCTCGACATGTTCGACTGCGTGATGCCGACGCGCGCCGGCCGCCACGGCCAGGTGTTCACCCGCCACGGCAAGCTCAACCTGCGCAACGCGCGCTTTGCCGACGACCCCGCGCCGATCGACGAAGAGGCCACCTGCGCGGCCGCGCGCGACTACAGCCGCGCCTACCTCCACCACCTCGTCAAGTCCGGCGAGATCTTGGGCATGATGCTGCTGACCGCGATCAACATCGGCTACTACCAGGATCTTATGCGCGAGATGCGTGCCGCCATCGCATCCGGCACGTTCGCGAGCTTCCGCGAGCAGACGCGGCGCGACTGGGGCCTGGCGGGATAG
- a CDS encoding Surface antigen family protein (fragment) (ID:RHAL1_02399;~source:Prodigal:2.6), whose translation MKTLFAAALMTGAALTFAAPQAEARGCIKGAIVGAIAGHMAHHGIAGAAAGCAVGHHMANRTVTRTTTVAH comes from the coding sequence ATGAAGACGCTTTTCGCCGCTGCCCTGATGACCGGCGCCGCGCTCACGTTCGCCGCGCCGCAGGCCGAGGCGCGCGGGTGCATCAAGGGCGCCATCGTCGGCGCGATCGCCGGCCACATGGCCCATCACGGCATCGCCGGCGCCGCCGCGGGCTGCGCGGTCGGCCACCACATGGCGAACCGCACCGTCACGCGCACCACCACCGTCGCGCACTAA